The genomic window GTGTAATTGCATGATTTAACGTTCATCAACCcactatatataatacaaaatttattcatttaccttttatttattttacttcattttgaaaatcaatttataagaaaattttattttaatattcgttttctttttttacagaGACATTATTATCCAGAAGAAAGTCTGGGAGTACCCGGTATTCAGTGCTAGAACCAGCCCTTGGCATAGAAACAGGGTGTATGAATTCATCGAAGCGTCAAGAACCTATCAgttataggtatatattttcataaaaatgcttGTATTTTACTGACTAGACAAGAGGCTTTTTACAACTtccatgaataaaattatttcgtacAAAAATGTAGGATATCCAACAAAATCAAATCAATCAGGTTGTTTTagttacagaaatatttttatctataaaataacTAGCAAATAATGCTAAATATcttatttacttaataaataatgttatcactttgaaaacaatattttttacactgttTATTAACATTTAGTAAAGCAGTGTTCGACAATAACAATCAAACCGTTCTTTTTctgttctattttttaaataaaaaattaccgttgttttttaattttaaatggattttgaaaacatgaactcagacaaaaaaatttgtttaaaaaaagttatttgacgGCGTGTATAAACATTTCaggatatcaaaattttcaactaataGGCATCGGAAGTTACAACCATTCAGAGAAACGTGACTGGTCGCTAATTTGCGCACTATTGCTAATATTCACTATCATCAGTTGTACAAACATCACCCTGTTGCAGCACCGCCACGAAACTTGCTGACACCACCTGCCTCCGGTTCCGAGCCTTTCTAGTCATCTAGCTCCTTTACGTAGAATACATTGGATCCCATATTATCATCACAAAATAACCATACCCGTCCtcaataagaattatttttactcCCAAATAAATTCCTTTTAAAACACCGTTGCCAACGACGTCGTCAAAATGGGTAGCGTCAACGTTAACCGTAATGTTAGCGATGCATTTTATCGTTATAAAATGCCTCGCATAATGGCTAAAGTTGAAGGTAAAGGAAATGGAATTAAGACAGTTATTGTGAATATGGTTGATGTTGCAAAAGCCATTGGGCGTCCAGCAActtgtaagttttattttttatttttctaaaataatagtattttgtGCAACTACTGCATAATTTGTCAGTTTCGCTTGAGAGAGCTTAATAGACAACTCACACCAGTTGCACAcactttttaaagaatttgggattatctttttcataaaaatttttcgtgcATCATCACCTATCTTTTGCCCATTAAGGCACAGTTAATTTGaagacaacaacaaaattttgctctCGAAGTTAGCAATTTGCTATTTAATGCATGGAAAACTAAGAGAGTGTTTATCCCGATTATTAaacgattattaaaaaatgaatcattttaatattgtgaattcatttattttagatCCCACAAAATACTTTGGGTGTGAATTAGGTGCCCAAACTcagtttgattttaaaaatgatcgTTTCATTGTGAACGGATCGCATGATGCAGCAAAATTGCAAGATTTATTGGATGGTTTCATCAGAAAATTTGTCCTATGTCCTGAATGTGACAATCCAGAAACTGATTTGTTGGTTAGCACCAAAAAAGGAACAATATCCCAGGGATGTAAAGCTTGTGGTTTTCATGGACCTCTAGAGTTCAATCATAAACTCAATACATTCATCTTGAAAAATCCACCCAGTAAGtactaaaaatgtattataatgattatctaactgaatatttttaatttgacaagCCTGCGATAAGAGCTTaagatttaattgaaaaatgtcTATGTGTTTTTAATTCTGAAGAAAATGTTTTCGTAAATGTAACGTCAAATAAGGCAAACTATGAAattggttaaataaaaattgttgatgaATTTCTAACGAATAATTTCGGCAGTTTTTTGAAACagaaatggttttttaaaattgccttggttctaatatcattatttttaaaattttagacctAAATCCAGCCGTACAAGGCTCTTCCCTTACAGCAGGTAAACGTGCAAAACGTAGCAAAAAGTCTGGCGATGAAGCAAATAATTCTACAAACGGAGACGGGTCAGGATCGCCCGATGAGTCAACTGATATTGTTGTCGACGCTCCAACAGTAGTTGCAGCTGatgtaaggaaaaaatttaattccaaaaagaattcgttaaaacaatttttctttatttataggaTAAAGATGATGAATGGGCTGTCGATGTATCTGAACAGGCAGTGCGTGAACGTTTAAAAGATTTAACTGATGGTGCCAAAGGCATGACAATTAGCGATGATCTCGACAAGACTGAAAAAGAAAGGATGGATATTTTTTATGAGTTAGTAAAATTACGCCGTGATGCTGGACAATTGAATGGAGCAGCAAAGGAATTGTATACAGAAGCAGATCGTTTAGATATTAAATCGAAAGCTCCACTAGTACTTGCTGAATTATTATTCAGTCAAAATATATCCACCGAAGTAAAGAAGTATCGTTTACTTTTCTTACGCTTTGTCCATGAAGATCCAAaagcacaaaaatatttacttggaGGAATTGAGCAAATTATTAGCATGCATAAAGATGTCCTTCTACCGAAAGTTCCTGGAATtttgaaagtaataaaaataatagatgaAATAAGATGGGGACGGAATTTgcttattatcatttttaatgtttcagtTATTTTATGATGAAGATTATTTAGAAGAAAAAGTATTGCTGGATTGGGCCAGTAAAATCAGCAAAAAGTATGTATCGAAGGAGTTAAATCAAGAAATTCATAATCGTGCTGAACCATTTATTAAATGGTTAAAAGAAGCTGAGGAAGAAGAATCCGACAGTGAGGAAGAAAGTGATGATGATTTGGAGGTAATGCATGTTTAAAATTGGATCTACGTTGCTCATCTGTGCATGCATAACCATTGATAAATACACACCTCAATTGCCACACAACTTCATAATGCTTAGGCTATTACTTCTCTAAGAAATGGAGACAAaagatagataaaattatttctgcgtttgttattttttaaattaatataacaaacgcccaaaaaacagaaattattaAAGATTTAGTTTCTGTGATATTCGGATCCAGAGCCAACCATATCTCGATTAACTTTTTTACTTGAATttcatatttgttttgaaacatcTGTATAGATAGAATGCTTTATTCAAAATTACGATTAattttttgacagaataaataaagtatttcaGCTTGGATCTTGGCTTGGTACACACTTGACATTTgttacttcattttttttaatcgtaaacTAAAGTctattgatttcaattttaaatgaatcattttccCCGTAAAGTAGCTAAGAAAGCACTTTCCAGAATTTGTCTTTGCttattgtattgaaaaacaaaaactaccTTTTATCAATTTACACCAAATCCATacattgcaaattattatccacaaacaataattttattaccataATATTGGTTTTGTTTATTAACAGAAAACTCactaataattgttttatttattattttagattgAATACGATGACCGTGCTAAAGGAACTCCACTAAAAGAAATTCCAAAACCAGTTACAAAATCACTTGCTAAACCAAAGGATCCAGAGGATGAAGAAGCTGATGATTTCGATATAGATGCAATTTAAAGAGAATAATAATGAATCGGATCCTTTTATTCAAAGATCATTCAATCACTCTGCACACATAACCACCAAACAGTTAAAACACAAATCTAAGCTTACACAATTcccaatttttttcttaaaataatttctctacTCCTTAGACTTTTAATAGTAAAGAACTAAATACAATATTGTTTCATTATAAACAAAACCAaacactttttctttttttaaaaagtctgattgcttttatttttgtgtttattcttattttttgtcactgtgaaatataataattgatttataatagaTTTATATTAACGTCcaagttaattatattatcagtataattataaatatatatttaaatataaataaacttatgtacattgaaagaaaaaatcCTTACgctaaatttgattaaaaaaaaaaagtattttacgattgtttgatttattatttttttgaataagtaGATGTTTATATAATTAAGATTATTAGTTTTGAACGACTggtaattgtaattattaattaatattatggtttcttgaatttacaattaaagaaaatattactgCTTGcattacaaattgttttttattcattttattttcctgTCTACCAAGTTTCATAAATCTTGTAAAGCTCTTTCATGGTAGGTACCACTGAATCCTTTCGAATGTCAGAACCATAgtcatagaaaataaatttggttGTCACAGTTCCATATGTGTGAACAATATCTTACAAcctttattttgtatattcgtccatttgtcgcgcacatacttaatgcaaatttattacttatgattttctcatggattaTATATTGTCAGAACTAgaacaaattgaaatgggaccacatgggaagcaccagctttcaaataaaaaaagaataatcaaaagCGGTTCACTCAGTTGAAAGTTCTAaggtaacaaataaaaaagaaaatacagttgaattgagaaccttctttTCTTGAAGacggttaaaaaattaaaagaaataataaaaatctaaaaactacattttcaagaacattaaatttttgtagtttcgtTGTATTTACATAGAGCTAATTATTTGATAGTCTTAGAAAACCTATTATCGATCGCAATTTATAAGGACCTCGCTAAAATTTGGCATCGCCCACCCGTTAGTTCAGATCTGATAACTGacatttcttgatttttttcaaatatgttttttttatccaattattGTTAGTCAAATACAGAATCCTCATTACAAATgtgtttttttcctaaaattatgGATTGCTTTCGAAAGCATCAAGACAGTAGTGTCAAGTGACTTAACAAAGACACTTGTTTTCTTGACTACACTTTTgaggttttattactttttatgtaAAAGTATGTTATAGTATGGGTATCCTAGAGGAAACATTAAGTCAAAATATTAGTTATTCCTAGAACCCATTAATTGACATACTCTCCCATTTGTAAATCAAAAGTAATTTACAAGTAACATTTTTCCTCAATAATTAATCCCTTATGCTATTCGCAAATTTGCTTCCAcataaaaactgcaaaaatttataatttcaatttcaacaaGTATGATGGGTTggataactttttatttacaatcgCCGTAGCCCGTAGAATAAACAAGATAATagaatatatctatctatatgggTCAGTTTTACGGcatggtttttatttaaataaatacattattatattagtcGACATAGATCTATGAAATACATTCAACTATTTGTTAGCATCGAATATGAGATATGTTTTAACATTCATATATTCCTGTACTTAGATCTAGAAGTTTCTATATCAATTTTAGTAAGTTGTGTGCAGCATTGAAACTGGTAAATAAGGaactttttagtaaatttaaaaattatttaagatttaatagaaagaaacaggaacaaaaaatattcatattttaaaagtttaaatttgccGCTACTTGCATACATACACAAAACCCGTACAAAACCATTTGTGCAGGTTTGTGTCTGAAGTTCGTCTCAATTCGTGCACCTCGTGGGCTATCGTATTGTAGTGGTTGTGTTAAAATGGTTTAGTGCTCTGTCAAATCTATCttttgaagaataaaaaaatataaaaaaagaccaattaatttaaaaacagtgtttacaaaattaattataattacaaattgTCTTAAATCTCTCATTTCTTCATATGTGTGAAGAATTTCGTGAAGGTTTTAATTACTATTAATATAGTTTCGccattttttccataaaagtaaGTTCACACTTTTTTAATGGtctattattgaataaaataataaaatatttgtctgtattattttacagtaattttcaaatagttattatatattgtattttgtagGTTTGCAATGGTTCATTAAAAAGAGCATTGCAATAATTCCTTATGGTGGCTGTTGAAAAAGCTATGGATGACCGCACACCGTAAGTTTtaagaatgttttatttttaaccaaattgATATGCAGTGAAATAACTGAATTTAAGTAAACAATGAGTATTTAATTTATGTCAGATTTGACGTGTGCTTAAAATAATATAGCAACCATAAATAGGttgctatttttaattgtttagtaCGCATACGTACATCAATTgacaccaaatttaaaaaatatatttacatctgaatcatatttttaagatagatattaatttataaatgcaaaataatttcaaagacTATTTTAATATGCATTTCTTGAAGCCCAGTTTTGTGACATGGCGCTTATTTTCATACaccgatttttgtttgttttaaattttcaaggtGATTgccagtttttttaaaataaaacagaccATTCAAAGTAATCAAAAGAGGTTGAGAGgggattaattattaattcttcgGCCACTAGCTCTAGTTGTTTTTTGACTTTAGTCTAGTTTCCAAATTAGAGTGATTTATGTTTAGTCTAGTTCATTTAAGTATGCAGTGCCATTGATAACGAATTTGTTgaggtatttaattttaaaatggctttcgttaaattatctaaaactataaatttttggaGATGTCGTTTACACTATATTAGACCTACCATGCGTgaaatgtatactcaatgtcacaaaaaatgctcgttttaaaacattctaagtgttactattataacataacatatgatgcgtacgcttagaatgttttaactgtggcactttttctgacagtgagtgtatgtaagatttttttctaagaattagTGTTTACAGAATTAGCTGTACATGTTTTACGTTTAGAAACACTTTGAATGTTTTCATaatgtttcataaattttaagtaatattaagtagtaaaattcaaaaatttgatttgtcgTCAGGTCTGATAGATTTAAAtctattcatttgttttttatgaatatgaattaacctttttatgtaaaatacatCTTTACTGCTCCAAATAAGTAAATGCTTTCTCTTGTTGCATATGtaatgtattcatttttaatagctCCATAATAAGAAAGAAAACTTTACTGTAAAT from Chrysoperla carnea chromosome 2, inChrCarn1.1, whole genome shotgun sequence includes these protein-coding regions:
- the LOC123293301 gene encoding eukaryotic translation initiation factor 5 → MGSVNVNRNVSDAFYRYKMPRIMAKVEGKGNGIKTVIVNMVDVAKAIGRPATYPTKYFGCELGAQTQFDFKNDRFIVNGSHDAAKLQDLLDGFIRKFVLCPECDNPETDLLVSTKKGTISQGCKACGFHGPLEFNHKLNTFILKNPPNLNPAVQGSSLTAGKRAKRSKKSGDEANNSTNGDGSGSPDESTDIVVDAPTVVAADDKDDEWAVDVSEQAVRERLKDLTDGAKGMTISDDLDKTEKERMDIFYELVKLRRDAGQLNGAAKELYTEADRLDIKSKAPLVLAELLFSQNISTEVKKYRLLFLRFVHEDPKAQKYLLGGIEQIISMHKDVLLPKVPGILKLFYDEDYLEEKVLLDWASKISKKYVSKELNQEIHNRAEPFIKWLKEAEEEESDSEEESDDDLEIEYDDRAKGTPLKEIPKPVTKSLAKPKDPEDEEADDFDIDAI